The following proteins are co-located in the Osmia bicornis bicornis unplaced genomic scaffold, iOsmBic2.1, whole genome shotgun sequence genome:
- the LOC114881304 gene encoding golgin subfamily A member 6-like protein 6 → MEDRVEQEKEKRKKVEGKDDTGKADKGGKRGRPTNVAVPKKERSISMGNMTSIEEIRKRKRETEAEEEEGREEGVECNPQAEGWMFMVSSLVERLPEKKKERMEEESGIGEIKRMIRDLGEGLKEIKKREDKWMAQRKELEEKVEGLEKKVEELEREEKENVKWNKLEEKIQNIEQGAKEKRRTGEEEDKITEKLRKFEGRLERKEKEEKRKNIIIKGAKVKREEMREKAKEIMKAIGVQDAVEELKAAGFGEGGKVVSMVQIKLKTIEHKRSVMTKKKALKGREERIEEDLTSKERRIQWKLRRIAKEEREKGKNVWVDYGRIRIEGKWWR, encoded by the exons ATGGAGGATAGAGTAGAGCaagaaaaggagaagagaaaaaaagtgGAAGGGAAGGATGATACAGGAAAAGCTGATAAAGGCGGAAAAAGAGGGAGACCGACCAACGTGGCGGTGccgaaaaaagaaaggagtaTAAGTATGGGAAACATGACGAGCATAGAAGAAATTCggaaaaggaagagagaaacggaagcagaagaggaggaagggaGAGAAGAAGGAGTGGAGTGTAATCCGCAAGCAGAGGGATGGATGTTCATGGTGAGTAGTCTAGTGGAAAGATTGccggagaagaagaaagagagaatgGAAGAAGAAAGCGGAATTGGAGAGATAAAGAGGATGATTAGAGATTTGGGAGAAGGATTGA aagaaatcaaAAAAAGAGAGGACAAGTGGATGGCGCAGAGGAAGGAGTTAGAAGAGAAAGTGGAAGGACTCGAGAAAAAGGTGGAAGAGTTAGAAAGGGAGGAAAAAGAGAACGTCAAATGGAACAAATTAGaggaaaaaatacaaaatatagaACAGGGAGcaaaagagaaaaggaggaCGGGGGAGGAAGAAGATAAAATAACGGAAAAGTTGAGAAAATTTGAGGGTAGGTTGGAACggaaggaaaaggaagaaaaaaggaaaaacataaTAATTAAAGGGGCGAAAGTAAAAAGAGAGGAGATGAGAGAAAAAGCAAAGGAGATAATGAAAGCAATCGGGGTTCAGGACGCGGTAGAGGAGCTGAAAGCAGCAGGATTTGGAGAAGGGGGAAAAGTAGTAAGCATGGTACAAATAAAGCTGAAGACCATAGAGCACAAAAGAAGCGTAATGACGAAGAAGAAAGCGCTGAAAGGCAGGGAGGAAAGAATAGAAGAGGACTTGACATCGAAAGAAAGGAGGATACAATGGAAGCTAAGAAGGATAGCAAaggaggaaagagaaaaaggaaagaatgtGTGGGTGGACTATGGAAGAATCAGAATTGAAGGGAAATGGTGGAGGTAG